From the Vibrio algarum genome, one window contains:
- a CDS encoding efflux RND transporter periplasmic adaptor subunit, with the protein MARLDQQDLNNNLSKARVQYDNAEQEYKRAVKLSKSKAISQSTLLQRKTERDVSLSQLKSAKKAVNDAILRAPFDGVVAQTLVENGQSLSGGQGVIVLIGGDILEASIDISASYLASLYKSDNENIKIESYITLDVAPELPLEIRYKEALLLADATTQTYNVTFEFTAPEGVLVLPGMSATIEIRTTNDSTINSIGVPLSAITSDGDKNYVWVVNKQDMTVAKREVTIAKGVGDIQVITKGLELKEWVVSAGASYLYEGMKVRKWK; encoded by the coding sequence ATTGCCCGTCTAGATCAACAAGATCTGAACAACAACCTGAGTAAGGCTAGAGTTCAGTACGACAACGCGGAACAAGAATACAAGCGGGCCGTAAAGTTATCAAAAAGCAAAGCAATATCTCAAAGCACCCTTCTACAGAGAAAGACCGAAAGAGACGTTAGCCTGTCGCAGCTGAAAAGTGCGAAAAAAGCCGTGAATGACGCGATTTTACGAGCGCCATTTGATGGTGTAGTTGCTCAGACTCTTGTTGAAAATGGGCAGTCACTTTCCGGTGGTCAAGGTGTCATTGTTCTTATTGGCGGCGACATATTAGAAGCTTCCATCGACATATCTGCATCGTATTTAGCTAGCCTGTATAAAAGTGACAATGAAAACATAAAAATAGAGTCTTATATCACCCTAGACGTCGCTCCTGAGCTACCGTTGGAAATTAGATATAAAGAAGCTCTGCTTCTTGCTGATGCTACCACGCAAACTTACAACGTTACTTTTGAATTTACTGCACCTGAAGGGGTACTTGTGTTACCTGGTATGAGCGCGACGATTGAAATACGCACCACCAATGATTCAACTATAAATTCTATAGGCGTACCTTTAAGTGCGATTACGAGTGATGGCGATAAGAACTATGTATGGGTAGTAAACAAACAAGATATGACAGTAGCTAAGCGCGAGGTAACGATTGCTAAAGGCGTTGGTGACATACAGGTTATTACAAAAGGACTTGAGCTGAAAGAGTGGGTTGTGAGTGCTGGTGCTTCGTACTTATATGAAGGAATGAAAGTAAGGAAATGGAAATGA